The Coffea arabica cultivar ET-39 chromosome 10e, Coffea Arabica ET-39 HiFi, whole genome shotgun sequence region TGATCTATTTTATTGCCTTTGTGATTATGATAATATTAAATTTAGGAgtgtaatcgagtcgagtcgaattCGAGTAGTTGGACTCGAGTTAAAAAACTTGACTTCGAACTCAAGTTTAAACTCGTCGAGCTCTTGAAAATTAAACGTAAGCTCGAACTCGATTTTATTTTACATTACTCGACCTCATGTTTATCGAGCCAATCGAACTTAATCAAGGCTAATCGAATTtaagaaatataaatttatattttatataattttaaataagggATAAAATAGATATATCATgctaataaataaaatttttttaaaaacatatatatTTGAAGTTCGATTAAACTCGACGAGCTTTCGAATTTCACATAttaaactcgaactcgacttgTCAATTAACTCGAGCTACTTGAACTCGACTTGTCAAATAGGTTGAACTCAAATTTGGTTAAtatgaactcgaactcgagttttgACCGAACAAGCTCGCGAGTTACTTAATTAAACTTGACTCgtttgtgtgacagccccatcttaccctaaagcgaaccaaagggttcggcggaccgcctgcccaactctcgccaggactacggagtcgatacACACAAATCCAATAGTACGCGCGGGAACCCAACGAAAACAAACCACCGGAGACCACCAAAAGTTAAAACagagcttaccaaaccatacggaagTACGGGACGTCGATTAAatacttatacatatatttacattggagtcttgaacaaataaaccaaaatacaagtcaaagTATTCACGCTACACAAAGTACAATTAGGATTTCAGTTACAGAGGAGCATAAGCAAATAACAAGAGAAGTCCTACAACTAACTCAACTCTTTTCTCCcaaaatcttggtttcaaaacatggaatcctgtaaggaaaacaaaataacgggaagggggtgaacttacgctcaatgaggtaccaaaataatagcaatttAAAACATGACatttcatattcaattagtcacatatgcatATCAAATAAGGATATGAACAAACATCttaaatagaaaggatacgggtggctctcaggagccaatttccatctgcagtacttgatccaaacccgttgactctccgtcaacgtaaatagaaccaacatatccgtagatcccactttacaccaattttcgttcaccaaacatacccctaccgggcccgaaatccaaacagtacagaaatggtaatattcgagtataccagaatcaagggtctcaatacccaaagatcccaaaacagactaccgtggttcgttatctaatcgaccagacccttgccggcccgactcgagtaactagccacaggtgttgagctcagaggtcacagaaaagtcgttggataccagcttCCAAACAACATCAGAAcggatacagatacagataatagATACAGAAACAAACAACAGATTCCGATTTGCACCAAAAATtagcatatgaacagacaagagaacgagtgtgataaagtacaccctcgtctcaaacaaaataaacagatagttcagaCGTTCATATCACATATTGCATGTATagaaaccgagttaaacaacaagtgaggggagtggtacactcaccggtttcagtacagatacttcaaaagtttttgcccCAAAatagagctttaatcaccaagaaaccctaaaataaccaaggtgaaacaattatggttcccacttTCACGAATCCAGTACACGAAATGCATAAATAAGACTTAACTATAAGTCGTGTGCCTGATCAAATTAGCTACCAgtgcaaagaaataacaaaTGTGATTTTGGAGTAAAAGGTAGCGGTTGGTATCAAAGATATGAATAACCCTAAAACCCTTcgctcaagtcacaagtaaatccaactagccttcaagtaaagtttcgggcagcatatcccttgtgtttacctattttccagccattaatggcttcattattttcctcaaatcagtcccaacatctcatacaaaataatctcattttcaaaagccgttcactaggtttaaagtcatataaatacaaaaatcaagatttaacaGCATAATAATTTCTTTGTCCATAATAGTTATCTCTAAATATTTTGCCAAGATTTAACAGCATGAATTGTATAAGCCAATGATATTCCCACTTCACTCCTTATTTTACACCTATTTGTATGATTTAAACATCCATATAATATTCTACCTCACCAAATCCTTTTACATTTTTGATTAATCATATAACATCTTTTTAAATGTTTTATGAATTAGTAGTATGTAGAAcataataatttcattttttttctcaacaTACTAAAACTTTTCAACATGTAGTAGGTGTATTTAATCAAAATCATACAACTCTTATTTCAACTTATAAAGGGCGAATTTCTATTAACCTCATATGGGAACTCAAGAAAGACAGTGTCCATTTCCTAGAATCTTATTAAATAgagaatatattttttttttgtttgcaaaAATTCACATAATAGAGAGACTTGCAAACATTtataatgagaaaaatgaaaagtctAGAACACACAGCTCCCTAAAATACATCTAACTATATATAAATAAAGtatgaattattattattattattatactttATGTAATACCAAAAGTGTCATTTTGTTTGTTACTTTCACTTTTGGAGCTGCCAAAatcctattttcttttttttctagttCAGCGCTGTCGACATAGGTTCCTAGACAAGCAACAaaatgagaaaacaaaaaaaaaaggaaaatttttcaaaaaatatacgAGATAATTTTATCTACTACACTATTTGTTTGGCCAATATAATgtttaacttctttttttttgtaagggTTAAGTTACGTTGGgccatttaaaaataataataaaaaaaaacttttggaaaaaagaaaaaatgacagAATAAAACACCACGCGCTCGTTCACCCGGGTAGGCCGTCGCCCGCCTGCCCGAAAACATAATACAGCTACTACCCTTTCGCTCTTTGTTTTTCCTCTTAAGAATTAATTGCCCTCGCTGCTGCCTTCCACTCGTTTCTACAATTCGAAAATTCggcatttttttcaattaaatcccATATTCTTCTCGGATTCTAGCTTCTTTACCGAATTTAGATATTAAAAAAGCCGCCCTGGTTTCAGATTTTGTACTAATCCATTTTTTCGCTCTCCAATCTAAGGTATGCCtaattttccccttttctaTTTCCATTTTATCTAAATTTCGCATTAGGATTTTCGATTTGACGCATGCTTATGTATGTATTCTGATTTGACGcatgtgtatgtatatatatacttatTTGAGGTTTGCTGATTTATATAGTAAGTTATTTGATTCAGagctagggtttattttttgaTTACTGTCTGTTTTGGATTTATTGGGAATTAGGGATTTATATAGAATTAGGGTTTGTGCTGAACAGAGAACTTGTATAGGTATCTGATTaatgtttttttcttctttgacaGGATTTCTGAATAATGTTCCCAATAGAACTTTTTTGGGCATTCTGTCGAACGCCTTATGGAACTGGATTTGATTGGaatattatttacttttatttttaaagaaattttctaCATAATGGCTTCCAGATTATCTGGTAGCCCTGCTGTGATAATTAAGATGTTTACGGTGAATATTCTTGTTTCAAGTTATCTAATGAGTCTATTttctgtggacagttttgagaaATTAGGATTTTGCTACGAATTGGTGTTGGTGTCATCATGGATGATGTTAAGCAGAAATCAAGGAAGGAAGGTTCAGAGAAGGAGTCACTGAAGAGGAGTCACCGTGACAGAGAGGATAGGGACCGTGACAAAGAGAGGAATGGGGAGAGGTCCAAGGACAGGGTCAGGGACCTCCACCGTTCATCTTCTgatagaaaggaaaaaaaggagcGGGAGAGCCGTCACTCTGAGAGGGAGAGGAGTAGTGATGACAaatatagggatagggatagggACAGGGAGAGACACAAGGATCGGCACAAAGAGAAGGACAGGGAAAAGGAGAGGACTACTGGTCGGGATGCTGAAAGAGCTAGAGACAAGGGTAGAGACAAGGAAGACAGAGAAGTTGACagggagaaggaagaaaaggagCGAGAGAGAGCAAAGGAAAGGGAGCGAGAAAGGGCaaaggagagggagagagagcgtgaagaaagagagagggagagagaaagagatagggaaagggagagggagagggagagaaggGAGAGGGATCGAGAAAGAGAGAAGGATaggaaggagagagagagggagaaggaGAGGGAGAGAATCAGAGAAAAGGAGAAGCGTCGTGAAGCAGATAGGGATTATAGTAGTGATGAAAATGGTGTCAGGGACCGTGACAGAAAGAGGCGGAGAAGAGATGATGACCATAAGGACAGGGATCGTGAACAGAGTAGCAAAAGCAGCAAGCACAGGGATGAGGTTGAAGTTAGTAGTCCCCAGAAAATGGAGGAGGAAGACTTTGTGGATAAGAAAGAGAACACACGAGAAGAAGATCTTGCTGAAGAACAGAGGAAATTGGATGAGGAGATGGAAAAGCGGAGGAGGAGAGTTCAGGAATGGCAAGAATTaagaagaaaaagggaggaATCTGAGAGAGAAGTACTGGGAGTTGCAGCTAATGTAGAAGAACCCAAGTCTGGCAAGGCTTGGACCCTGGAAGGGGAATCTGATGATGAAGAAGCTCCATCTGAGGGAAAAGAAGATGCTGATATGAGTGTGGATGGAGGTGGCAAGACCATGGATGGGGATGGAGGTAGCATGGCTGTTGATTCTGAGAATGAGCATGTCATATCTGCAGCTGAGAATGGTGTTGGAGGTAGCATGGATGATGAAGAGATTGATCCCTTGGATGCTTTTATGAACTCTATGGTCTTGCCTGAAGTTGAGAGGCTTCATTCTGAGCCTCCTGCATCTGAAGACATGGATACCGGTTTGAAGGAGAAAAATGGCAGAGGCAACGGAGAACAGCCTAACAAAGGTGTGAATAAGTCTATGGGAAGGATCATTTCAGGCGAAGATTCTGATTCAGATTACGGCGTTATTGAAAATGAGGAGGATCCCCTGGAGGATGAAGATGATGCAGAATTCATGAAAAGGGTAAAGAAAACTAAAGCAGAGAAACTTGGAGTTGTCGATCATTCTAAAATTAACTATGCTTCATTTCGAAAGAACTTCTATATTGAGGTGAAGGAGATTGCAAAAATGACTTTTGAGGAAGTAGCTACTTACAGGAAAGAGCTGGAATTGAAGATACACGGAAAGGATGTTCCCAAGCCTGTTAAAACCTGGCATCAGACTGGGTTAGGAAATAAAATCTTGGAAACAATAAAAAAGCTGAACTATGAAAAGCCCATGCCTATTCAGGCTCAAGCACTGCCCATCATTATGAGTGGCAGAGACTGCATCGGCATAGCGAAGACGGGATCTGGCAAAACTTTAGCATTTGTGCTGCCAATGTTGAGGCATATTAAGGATCAGCCTCCACTGAATTCAGGAGATGGGCCTATTGGACTCGTATTGGCACCAACCAGAGAGCTTGTCCAACAAATTCATAGTGACATCAAGAAGTTTTCTAAGGGATTGGGGCTCAGTTGTGTACCTGTTTATGGTGGTTCTGGTGTTGCCCAACAGATTAGCCAATTGAAACGAGGGGCAGAGATTGTTGTTTGCACTCCAGGTAGGATGATTGACATTCTTTGTACAAGTGCCGGTAAAATAACGAATCTGCGTCGGGTCACTTATTTGGTCATGGATGAAGCTGACAGGATGTTTGATATGGGCTTTGAACCTCAAATTTCAAAGATCGTCCAAAATACACGACCAGATCGACAAACAGTACTTTTTTCTGCTACTTTTCCCCGCCAAGTGGAAATACTGGCTCGTAAAGTATTGAACAAACCTGTTGAAATCCAGGTCGGTGGGAGAAGTGTTGTCAACAAAGATATAGCTCAACTGGTGGAGGTGAGACCTGAAAGTGATAGGTTCCTTCGACTTCTAGAAATTCTAGGTGAATGGTATGAGAAAGGaaagattttgatttttgtCCACTCACAGGAGAAATGTGATGCATTGTTTAGAGACTTGCTCAAGCATGGTTACCCTTGCTTATCTCTTCATGGGGCAAAGGATCAAACAGATCGTGAATCCACCATAGCAGATTTCAAGAGTAATGTATGCAACTTGTTGATTGCAACAAGTGTTGCTGCTAGGGGTTTAGATGTAAAGGAGCTTGAACTGGTGATTAATTTTGATGTTCCAAACCATTATGAGGATTATGTTCATCGTGTTGGGCGAACTGGTCGAGCTGGTCGAAAAGGCTGTGCTATAACATTTATATCAGAAGACGATGCAAGATATGCACCAGATCTTGTCAAAGCTTTGGAACTTTCTGAGCAAGTTGTACCTGATGATTTGAAAGCTCTTGCTGATGGTTTCATGGCAAAGGTGAATCAGGGACTTGAGCAAGCCCATGGAACAGGTTATGGGGGTAGTGGATTTAAGTTTaatgaagaggaagatgaagtcAGGAAAGCTGCCAAGAAAGCACAGGCAAAAGAATACGGGTTTGACGAAGATAAATCTGATTCAGATGATGAAGAAGGTGTTCGAAAGGCAGGTGGTGACATCTCTCAGCAAGCTGTCCTCGCCCAAGCTGCTGCCCTTGCTGCTGCGACTAAGACAAGTGTGCCAACACCGATCCCAACTTCCCAGATTGGTGGATTACCTGTTTCTCTTCCTAGCATCCTCGCAAACATTCCATCTGTTACTTCAGTAGTCCCTGGGAGTGGGCCCAATGATGGTGCAGCCAGGGCCGCAGCACTGGCTGCTGCTATGAACTTGAAGCATACCTTTGCAAAGATTCAAGCTGATGCCATGCCTGAACATTATGAAGCTGAGCTGGAGATAAATGACTTCCCCCAAAATGCTCGTTGGAAGGTGACACACAAGGAAACTTTGTCCCCAATTTCTGATTGGACTGGAGCTGCCATCACAACTAGGGGGCAATTCTTCCCGCCTGGCAAGACACCAGGTCCAGGCGAAAGGAAACTGTTTCTTTTCATTGAAGGCCCTACTG contains the following coding sequences:
- the LOC113712356 gene encoding DEAD-box ATP-dependent RNA helicase 45 encodes the protein MDDVKQKSRKEGSEKESLKRSHRDREDRDRDKERNGERSKDRVRDLHRSSSDRKEKKERESRHSERERSSDDKYRDRDRDRERHKDRHKEKDREKERTTGRDAERARDKGRDKEDREVDREKEEKERERAKERERERAKEREREREERERERERDRERERERERRERDREREKDRKEREREKERERIREKEKRREADRDYSSDENGVRDRDRKRRRRDDDHKDRDREQSSKSSKHRDEVEVSSPQKMEEEDFVDKKENTREEDLAEEQRKLDEEMEKRRRRVQEWQELRRKREESEREVLGVAANVEEPKSGKAWTLEGESDDEEAPSEGKEDADMSVDGGGKTMDGDGGSMAVDSENEHVISAAENGVGGSMDDEEIDPLDAFMNSMVLPEVERLHSEPPASEDMDTGLKEKNGRGNGEQPNKGVNKSMGRIISGEDSDSDYGVIENEEDPLEDEDDAEFMKRVKKTKAEKLGVVDHSKINYASFRKNFYIEVKEIAKMTFEEVATYRKELELKIHGKDVPKPVKTWHQTGLGNKILETIKKLNYEKPMPIQAQALPIIMSGRDCIGIAKTGSGKTLAFVLPMLRHIKDQPPLNSGDGPIGLVLAPTRELVQQIHSDIKKFSKGLGLSCVPVYGGSGVAQQISQLKRGAEIVVCTPGRMIDILCTSAGKITNLRRVTYLVMDEADRMFDMGFEPQISKIVQNTRPDRQTVLFSATFPRQVEILARKVLNKPVEIQVGGRSVVNKDIAQLVEVRPESDRFLRLLEILGEWYEKGKILIFVHSQEKCDALFRDLLKHGYPCLSLHGAKDQTDRESTIADFKSNVCNLLIATSVAARGLDVKELELVINFDVPNHYEDYVHRVGRTGRAGRKGCAITFISEDDARYAPDLVKALELSEQVVPDDLKALADGFMAKVNQGLEQAHGTGYGGSGFKFNEEEDEVRKAAKKAQAKEYGFDEDKSDSDDEEGVRKAGGDISQQAVLAQAAALAAATKTSVPTPIPTSQIGGLPVSLPSILANIPSVTSVVPGSGPNDGAARAAALAAAMNLKHTFAKIQADAMPEHYEAELEINDFPQNARWKVTHKETLSPISDWTGAAITTRGQFFPPGKTPGPGERKLFLFIEGPTEQSVKRAKAELKHVLEEITMQASSLPGSAQPGKYSVV